AGAGTCAGCCAGTTCCCATTTTCCCTCTTCATTTTGCTATCCAACAGTTACTTGTTCCCCTGCTGGGTTTGTAACATAGTAAATAGGTTTTCCATTTTCATCCTGTCCCAATCTTGCCCCTTCGGGAATTCCCATTTTGTTGAGTTCGCTGTCCTTCTCCACCACCTCAGCAGGCAGGGCTGGTTCTGGGGTGGGGGTTTGGGTAGGCGTAGGCGTCAAGGTAACCGTCACCTCGGAGGTGATGGTCACCTGCGGGGTCGGGGTCGCGCAGGCTGTAAGGATAATGATGAGAAAGAAAATCGCAGATCTTTTCATGAGGTTCTCCCTGATAACAAACCATCCACGAATGGAAACCACGAATAAACGAATTCCATCGGGCATTCCATCACCCGCCAATGAATTCAATTCAATCGATATAGCAGGATGCCGTCCCGCTCTATATTGCGGCATAGGGAGAATCTCTCCTTCGACATTTGTTTCCACCTCTTGTCCGCGATCAGGAGCGAGTTCAGCAGGATGTCGTAATCGAGATCGATCTGGGAGGAAATTTTACTGATCGCTTTCTGCAACTGGCGGTCCTCGGTCTTCGCCAATATAAGCACATCCACATCCGAGTCCGGTGTGCTGTTCCCCCGCGCTTTCGAGCCAAATAAGATTACCTCGACAATTTGCCGTTCCTGCCCAGCCAGCAATCGCTGGATGAATGTTTGCAGGGCTTCATTTTCTTTGGGCGTCATCTGGCTTAAAGCCAGCGGTTTCGCTGCAACCATTTTTCCACCTCCTCTACAAATTGTCCTGCTTTTTGCAGAAGTTCCAAAGCCGTTTCGTGATCGATATCGGTATTCAAATCGTAATCGCCCCGCTGCCGCGAGTTGATCAAATCCTCATAAATTTCGCTCAACCCGGCGGGAAGTTCGCCGGTTTTTATGAACCGCTGGCGAAAAACGCTGATGACGCCGCTGTGTTTACTGCGCGCTTCGCCAAGAGTCGATAACAGGGCGTTTGCGGCATAGAAAACCGCGTAATAGGAGCGGTTGACGCTGGACATGAAAAACTTGTTATCGAGATTCACCTTCCCTGAATCCAACGCTTCATGCGCATTCTCGATATACAATTGGACTTCGCGCTTGTTTTCTCTTCCCATATGCATAGAACGAAAACCTTCCTGGGTGTGCGCGCCGAAAAGCGCTGCCTTCATAAAATCATTTTACCATTTTTGAGAAGTGGGATCACAGCCGCCTACGGCAGGTTTGTATCAGCCCGTCTTATCTTTATACCCGCACAACTCCCTGACCGGGCACTTGGGACACAGCGGCTTCCTTGCATTGCACACCTCCCGTCCCAAACGGATGATGTTTAAGTGCGCCGCGTAATACGTCTCGGGCGGGAAGACCGACTCAAGATGCGGATGCGCCTGCTCGACGGTCATCTTTTCGGGGCACAAGCCGATACGACCGGTGACGCGATAAACATGCGTATCCACAGGGAAGGCGGGCTTACCTAAAGAGAAACATAAAACAATCGCGGCGGTCTTTGGTCCCACACCGTTGAACTTGGTCAGCCAGTTTCGGGCATCTTCAACTGAAAGTTCTTTGAGAAAACTCAGATCGAGCGAGCCGCGCTCCCTTGTAATTTCTTTCAAAACCTGTTGAATGCGCGGACCTTTTTGGTTTGCCAGCCCTGCCGGTTTGATGGCTTCGATAACATCCTTTTCCTTCGCGTCCCGCACAGATTCCCAGGTTGGGAATTTCGCGCGCAGGGCGTCGAATGCCCGGTCACGATTGACGTCGTTGGTGTTCTGCGAAAGGATGGTCGAGACCAGTTCGTCAATGGCAGGCAGGGGATTCCGCCAGATCGGTTCGCCGAAGGCTTCGAGAAGGGTTTTATGGATTTGCAGGGCAAGTTGGTTGATATTGGTCATCATAATGAATTGTAATCGCAGGGTCGCCCTGCTGTTGAATGTATACTGACTACGGGAACAAATTGCGCTTTTTCAAGTTCGAGTTCTTAACGCAAAGGCGCAGAGGCGCGAAGGAAAACCTATTGAATCTTTGCGGCTTGGCGACTTTGCGTCAAAAGAAAACCGCAATTAATGACCGCGCCTAATATGATCCATCGACAGGGCGACCCTTTCTTTGGGGTATGGGTTTTGTTTAATCTTGACGGGTCGCCCCTACAACAATTTACGGCACGAACTCGTTCGTGAACGCCTTGCTCAAATCAACGGGTCCGGGGATCATACCCATCTTCACCAGCAATTTGTTCATGTTCTCCCATGCCTGCGGGTCCGAAAGACCGATGCGCTCCGCCTGCCAAAACTCGATGGAGGTGTTCAAAACCTGCATCTGAACATCTTTGTTCTGGTCATCGAGATTCTCCACATACTTCGCGCTGATCGCGTACGCCTCATCGGGATCCGCGATCGCATCCTCGATGCCGCGAGCCAGCGCGCGCGTCATGGCGCGGATCAACTCCGGTTCGTTCGCAATGGTCATTTCGCTTGTGACCAGACCATTGGAGGTCAATTGGGCATAATCCGAAACACGCAATTCGGTGAACTCAAACCCCTGCGCGCGCAGGACAATGGGTTCATTGGCGGTGTAAACCACCACCACATCGCTCGCATCTGTCGCAAATGATTCGACCTGATTGAACCCGATCGCGTCGTATGTTACTTCGGATGAACCAACACCTGCCGTAAATAATAAAGCTTCCACCCCGATGTAATTCGCGCCGAACAAGCCCGGCAACCCGATCTCTTTTCCCCGCAAGTCTTCGGGCGATTCGATTCCAAGTCCGGGTTTTGTTACCACCGAGATCGGGAATTTCTGATACCACGCAAATGCATACACCACGGGCAGTCCCTGCGAGCGCGCCAGCAAGACCTGCTCCCCCGAAGCCACCGTGAACGGAATCTCGCCCGCGCCCGTCAACGCCACGCCGTCGGTCTCGAACGAATAATCAAATTGGAGTTCGATGCCTTCTTCCACAAAATATCCCTTATCCACCGCGACATAGAAAGGCGCATACTGGACGTTTGGGATGTAGCCCATCGGCAATTTGATGCGACGAAGTTCCCCAGCCTCATTCGCGGAATTTGAGTTGGCGCATCCCATCAGGCCGAGCGCCAGCCCGAGCATGAGCAAAACCATTTTCTTCATTACAGAGTCTCCTTTGCTTTCAGACCTGACAGGTTTTAGAAACCTGTCAGGTCTCGATCATTTATTTCTGCCACTTCAAGAACCTTCTCTCCAAAAGCGTAACAACGCCGTACAAACTCAAAGCCAGCGTGATCAACATAAACACCGCCACAAAGACCATGGACGTGTCGTACTGAAAATCACCCAGTTGCAGTAAAAAGCCAAGCCCCTGGTCGGCGTCCACCAGCTCACCGACGATGGCGCCGATGACCGACAACGTCGCGCCGATGCGAAGTCCACCCAGCAGGATGGGCAGGGATGCGGGTAATTCGAGCTTCCACAAAATCTGCCAGCGCGTGGCGCGGAGGGAGACCATCAGATCGTGCAGGGATGCCGAAACCGCACGGACGCCGACGATGGTATTGACCAGCACCGGGAAAAATACGATCAATGCGCAGATGATGACCTTCGAAAGAATCCCGTCCCCGAGCCAGATGACGAGCAACGGCGCGATCGCCACAATGGGAATCGCCTGGCTTGCCACAAGGTACGGTGAAAGAATCCGCTCGAGCGATCGCGATTTGGCAAGGGCGTATCCGACGATGGTGGCAAAACAAACACCGACCAGAAGGCCAAGTAGTACCTCTGAAAGCGTAATTCCGGTGTGATAGAGCAGGCTGCCGTCATTCAAGGCTTTAAGAAATCGATTCCACACATCTGCGGGCGACGGCAGGATGAATTTGGGTAATCGACTCGCTCGAACGATCCATGCCCAGAGCGGAATCGCAAGCAGGATGGAAGCGAATCCAAGCCAGCGTGAGAGGGAGTGCAGGGTTTTGGTTTTCATGATTTCCTGGAAACCTGACAGGTATTGGAAAACCTGTCAGGTCTTAAGCAAAAACGCCTCAGAGTAGATAAATCTCCGGGGCGTGGGAACAGGCTCAAGTCTGGGAATGAGGCGCGCAAATCCGCAGAATCAAAATCCCGAAAACAACAATCGTTTTCGGGGCGCGAATCCACACAAATCCCGTACAGGCTTGTGTCGATACCTTCTCTCATCCAGACTATAACTGTCGGCTCCGGAGTTGCGCCGGATCATGTGCCTAAGCACTCGTGGGCTCTACCACCGATCGGGAATTCACGCTTTTTGCGGTGCGTGTCACCCTGCCCCGAAGGTTATTTAAATTTGTGAATGTCATTATAGCCACCCGCGGTATGTCTGTCAATTCAAGAAACGGTTTCTTTTTGAAAATTAAATTCTGTAATTTTTACGCTGTTCATCCATCGTATAATGAAGCCATGCGAATGGAATCGCTCCCTGTGCAAGGCAGAGCCAGACCGGTCGTTTACCCTGATGCGTTGGATGAGTTGAAGGAAGCATGGAGACTGCTTGGCTTTCCCGAGTCGCAACCGACCATTGTGATCGTCGGCGGGGCGGGCGGGATGAGCGATGGGGATGTCGCCGCGGTGCAGACTTTCTTCGAGAAACATCTTCTGCCGTTTGCGCTGATCAAAAATGCAGTCATCCTCGACGGCGGCACGGATACAGGCGTGATGGCTGCATTGGGGCGCGCGTGCGAGGCTGGAGGCGTGGAGGATTTCCCAATGATCGGTGTGACCGCGCGCGATATCGAGAATGTGGAAACCATGCTGGAGCCGCATCATTCGCATTTCATCTTTTGTCCCGGATCGAAATGGGGCGACGAATCGGAATGGATCGCGGCGGCAGCCAGCGCCTTGTGCGATTCCCTGCCGACAGTGGCGGTATTGATCAACGGCGGGCAGATCACATGGGAGGATGCGCGAAATAACGTCCAATATGGGCGCCCGGTGCTGATCGCCGAGGGAAGCGGGCGCACGGCGGATGTGATCGCGAGTACCAGTCTGGGAATTGGCACCGATTCGAAAGCCCTGGCTTTGATCCGCACAGGCAGGGTGCATGTGGCGAATTTTTTCCGGGATGCGAACCATTTCATCAAAAAGATGGATGAGCTGATGAAATAGTAAAAAGGACGAGTTTGCGGCTCGTCCTTTTTATTTCTCCTGCTCCCGGATCTTTATCTTAACCTCGCCATTGCATACACATCCACATATTGACCATCACGGTAGGCGAAGTTTTTGAACATCCCTTCCGTGACGAAACCGAATTTATTGTATAAGGCTATCGCGGGCGGATTATCGGTAAACACTTCCAGCTCGAGGCGGGAGAGATTGAGCCAGTTATCGGCAAGGTCGATCACAGCCTGCATCAACGCGGAACCGACTCCCCTGCCCTGCCAATCGTCGCGGACTGCCATGCCGATCTGACCAACATGCCTGCGGCGCGGATGGTTCGGGAACGTGAATAGACCAATCTGCCCCACGACCTCGGCATCGAGGCAAGCGACGAGATTGAATGATCCTTCCGGCGGGTCGGCAAGTCGTTTTTGCCATCGGTCTGAAGATGGAAATGGAAGTTGAAGCGTGCCCCAGATCGCTTTGGGTCCGGTAAAGATTCTTTGGAACGCTTCGGCGTCCGATGCTTCGGCGCGGCGGACAGTGATGGCGGGTTTGTCCATGACAACCTCCAAAATAATGTAGGGGCGACACACCCAGTACCTGCGGTCTGGGCAGGTGTGTGTCGCCCCTACAAAAACCTATTTCAACTGCGCTTTGATCTTCTCGGCAGTCTCTTTGTATGCGTTTAACTTGTCGCGTTCTTTTTGCACCAAGGCGGGCGGAGCCTTTTGGGCGAAGTCACCGTTGAGCAGATTCTCCAAGCGTTGAATGTGAGACCCGGCTTCCTTGAGTTCTTTTTCGAGGCGGGTCTTTTCACTGGCGAGGTCGACCATGCCTGCGAGAGGGAGGTAGATCTCCACTGAGCCAACCACGAGGGCAGCGGAGTCGGCAGGCTTGTCCTTCAATGAAGAGTTAATAGTGAAGAGTTTATGGTCGAGTCCCGCAAGCGAGGCGATGACTTTGGATTGCTCATCGAGCAAGTTTGCTTTGGCTCCGGCGGAAATAGACGCAGCGATCTTCCTGGAGGGCGCCACGTTCTTTTCGGCGCGCAGGTTGCGGATGGAGCGCACGATCTCTTGAATGAGTTCGAAGTCTGCGATCTTTTCCGCTTCCCAGCCTTCGGCCTGACGCGGCGTGGGCCATCTTGCGACGATCAACGCCTCCGGCTGGGACTTGTGCAAATCATGCAGGGGTGAATCGCGCAACGCAGACCGAAGGTGTCCCCAAATCTCTTCAGTCACGAACGGAGTGAAGGGATGCAAGAGACGCAGCGTCATATCGAACACGCGCGCAAGCGTGATCGTGGTTTGGTGCTTCGTCGCATCATCCTGTAATTGGCCTTTCGCCACTTCCACATACCAGTCGGCAAAATCGGACCAAAGGAAATCGTAAATTTGCTGACCAGCCTGCCCGTATTGGAAATTCTGGAACTGCCGCTCCACATCACGAATGAGGTTTTGCAGGCGCGCCCAAATCCAGGAGTCTGCCAGGGTGTAGTCACCAGGCTCGGCACCGGGTTGAAGCGTGTTGATCGCGTTGATCACGAACCGTCCCGCGTTCCAAACCTTGTTGGCGAAGTTGCGGTTCGATTCCACTTTCTTGACAGAAAGATTCATGTCGTTGCCGGGTGTCGCGCCCACCAACAGGGTGAAGCGAAGCGCGTCTGTGCCGAGTTCATCCATGACAACAAGCGGATCGATCACATTGCCGTACGTCTTGGACATTTTGCGTCCGTGTTCGTCGCGGATCAAACCATGCAGGTACACGGTGTGGAAGGGAGCCACGCCGGTATATTCCAAACCGCTCATGATCATGCGCGCCACCCAGAAGAACAAAATGTCGTAGCCCGTTTCCATATAGGAAGTAGGGTAGAAGTATTTTAGGTCTGGCGTTTCATCGGGCCAGCCGAGCGTGGAGAAGGGCCACAAGCCAGATGAGAACCACGTGTCAAGCACGTCCTCGTCTTGATGGATATCCTTCGAGCTGCAGGTGCCGCACTGCGTCGGGTCTTCACGTGTACAAGTCATGTGTCCCTCGGGGCAATACCACACAGGGATGCGATGTCCCCACCACAACTGGCGGCTGATGCACCAATCCTTGATATTCTCGAGCCAATTGAAATAGATCTTCTCGAAGCGTTCCGGCACGATCTTGATGCGCCCGTCCTTTACGGCTTCGAGCGCGGCTTTCGCCAGCGGTTCGATCTGCACGAACCACTGCTCGGAGATCATCGGTTCGACGATCTCGCCTCCGCGTTGTGACCTTGGGATGGTCGTGCGGTACGGTTCTGTCTTGATGACAAGCCCCGCCTCGTTCATATCCGCCCAGAGTTGTTTCCGCGCTTCGAAGCGGTCCAAGCCGTGATATTTCCCGCCATTCTCGTTCACTTTGGCTTCTTCATCCAAAATGGAAATGATTGGCAGGTTGTGTTTGTGCGCTATCGCGTAATCGTTCGGGTCGTGACCAGGCGTGATCTTCAACGCGCCGGTTCCGAATTCCATGCTCACGTATTCGTCGCCGATGATGGGGATTTCACGTCCGAGCATGGGCACGATGGCGGTCTTGCCGATGAACTTCTTGTAGCGTTTGTCTTCAGGGTGAACAGCCACCGCCGTATCGCCCAAGATGGTTTCAGGGCGAATCGTTGCTACAGGGATATAGACCTCAGAGGTCTCCTTCACCATGTATTTGAAATAATACAACGTGGCATCCTCCTCGGAGTATTCCACTTCGAGGTCAGAAACGGCCGTTTTGAGTCCAGGCGACCAGTTGATGAGGCGCGGTCCGCGGTAGATAAGTCCTTTCTCAAACAGGCGCACGAACGCCTCGCGGACGGCACGGCTTAGCCCATCGTCCAGGGTGAAGCGTTCACGGTCCCAGTCACAGGATGCGCCGAGGCGTCGAATCTGGGTGGTGATGATGCTTCCGTATTTCTTTTTCCACTCCCAGGTGCGTTTGAGGAATTCCTCACGCCCAAGTTCTTCGCGAGTCACCTCCTCGGTTCTCAACAGGTTTTGTTCCACCATCAACTGCGTGGCGATGCCTGCGTGATCCGTGCCGGGAACCCAAAGCGTGGAGTAGCCCTTCATGCGGTGATAGCGGATCATCAGGTCTTCCACGCTGACGAACATGGCATGACCGAGATGTAGTTCACCGGTCACGTTCGGCGGCGGGATGGAGATGACGAACGGCTCAACGTTTGGGTCGAAGCCCGGTTTATTCGGATCATTCCACGGCTTGAAATATCCGCCCGCCTCCCACATGGCATAGATGCGCGACTCGGTCGATTTGAAGTCGTAGGCTTTCGGTAATTCCTTGGTCATATCTTCTCCTTGGCACGTTTGGACGCCCAGTTCAATTTTGCGTCTGTCGCGCTCAGTCTTTGATATAGTTCGCCTGTATGGTGTTGAATGTGGCGGATGTTGTAAATCTGTAACTCCAGTTTGTTTGCAAGAGCACCGGCGGCTCCTGTTTTTTCTTCCAAATCCATGAGCGGAATCTGTTCGAGGACATCCCGCTCAACTTGTGCAAGTTTTTCGAGGATCTCAACCTTCGTGAATGGAACACCGGTGTTCGAGTGGGGACGCTGTTCCCAGCGAGGATAACCTTTCTCTTTGGCTTTCAGGTATTGGTGAGCGAACCGCAAGGTGTGATAGGCAACATACCAGAACTTATCCTTGTCGCGTTTAGCGTCCCATACCGCGGGCGGGCATTGAACGACTGCCTGCTTGAACATGGCAAGCGCGGCAAGATATTGGGATTGTAGGATCGGTTTGACCTTCATACTCTATCCTTAAACAAAAACGCTTCGTCCATTATGAGGACGAAGCATCTGTGCTCCGCGGTACCACCTCGGTTTCCCATCAAGGATGAGACACTCATTTACCGACAATCATCGGTCTTTGCTGTAACGGGCAACCCCGTGCCGGTCTACTTTCGCGCTGATTTCTTCGGCAAGTCAACTCAGACGACTTCGGCGCTGTTTGCCTGTGGAGACTTCCACCTTGCATCTCCTTCTCTATCAGGAAACCTTACGCATACTACTTCTGAATGGCTGAGATTATATGCAGGAGGGCGGGAAACGTCAAGAATAAGGAAAAGTAACATATGACGTGACGTTGCGATACATTCACGATGCTATACTTGCTCCATCCCAACACAAGGATTTTCCACATCATGCTCACACCTCTTGACTATATCTTCGCTGCCATTGCCGCGCTTGCGGCTGGAGCGGTCAATGCCCTCGCTGGCGGCGGGACGCTCATCACTTTCCCTGTGCTGACCTTTCTGGGCGTGCCCGCAGTCTCTGCTAATGTCACGAACACGGTGGCTCTCTGTCCCGGCTATTTCGGCGGGACGATGGCGCAGGCGAACGATTTGCGCGATCAGAAAAACCGATTGTGGCTTTTGATGCCTGGCAGTGTCATCGGCGGCGTGGTTGGCGGATTCTTACTTTTGCAAACGGGCGAAAAATTATTCACAGAACTCGTCCCCTATTTAATCCTTCTGGCTTGTGCTTTGCTTGCAATTCAAGACCCCGTCCGAGCGTGGCTGACCCGGCGCATGGCGGAGGGACAGGGCGCGAAACTGGAGGAAATGTCCTGGCTCCCGGTGGGACTCGCCTCCATCTACGGCGGGTATTTCGGTGCAGGTTTGAGCGTGATCGTCCTTTCGGCTTTGGGACTCACCCTCGAAGATTCTCTCACTCGGCTCAACGCTTTGAAACAAGCGGTTGCCTTTGCTGTAAATATCGCAGCAGCGATTTTCTTTTTATTCTCTGGTCACGTATTGTGGACGGTCGCCCTGGTGATGGCAGTAGGCGCTCTCATCGGCGGCAACCTGGGCGGACGACTGGCTGGCAAGATCAAACCGTCCACACTGCGGTGGACGGTGGTGACGATCGGCGTCATTGTAGCGATCATTTATTTTGTGAGGTAGCCCAGAGCCCGCATCCGCCATTGAATAAAACAACAGGTTATCTGCCGGAACTATCCGACCAGTTGGGCGCGATGTCTGTTGAGGGTTGGCGCGGATTTGCATGTTGTCCTTGTGTATGATTTCGATGCCAGTTTCTCAGAACCAGATACGCAACCGGCAGGCTGATTCCCAGCCCCGAGAGGCGGATGTTCCTTCGATCCGAAAGGTGCAAGGCGATGAAGTAATGTTTCCCGTTCCGGCTCTGGGTATAACTCAATTGGACCTGGGAAATCTCATCCGCGCGGAGGTTTCTTTCACGGAAGAGATATTTCAGATTCATCACGTTCCCTTCGAGGATCAAGGAACGCGGCACAGATAAGACTGTTCCGCCGAGAATAAAGGCCACGACCACAAATACGAGCAGGGGCAAATATTCGATTGCGGAAACATCGGGCGAATCCATCGTTGCAACAACGAAAATTACGGAGACTCCCAAAATAACCCCTACAACCAGGAACATCATCACAAAAGCGCCGAGCCCGCGCTTCATCTCGTCGTATTCGTTTGGGTTGAACAGGTCAGGACGTTTCGTGCCGATGAACTCCACGATTTCTTCGTATCCCGGCACCTGCGGTCTGACAGCCAGGGTTACATCTTCGTCCTGGTTGTGAAGTTTGAGCGTATATCCTCTGCCCGAAGCGCGGCTGATCTCCGTCCAACGCAGGGATTTCGCGCCAAGTAGGTTCTGAACCGTGATCTCATCATCAGAAAGGGTGATCTTTAATATTTGTGTGGCAAAGATGCCCGCAAAGAGGACGAGCCCTATCAACGCATAAGGCGCAGCGAATGCGATCGCTTCAGAACCCAACGCAAACCAAATTCCGCCAAACAAAATAACGATCATAAGAATAACAATGACGATCAAGGCGGGAGAAGTTCTATACACGCGTGGTTCCTTCATATGGGCTCCTCGTTACCACAGATTAAAGATTCGACACAGGGTAAATATACGACATCAGGGAAAGAAACGATATGCCTCCTTCTTCCCCTTTACAGCCCCAGACCCTGTATAATTGAACTATGTCCATGAACGACGAGCCGGTCCTGCCCCTGCCTCCGAAAGAAGAATCAACGATTCCGCAGCCGCCGCGCAGAAGGCGCACAACACGAAGATCGCATATACCGACGGATGCCGAAGGCCAGGCGGAATTGATCGCATCGCTGGCTCGACGGGCATACCCGTCCTGGGAGTTGTTCATATTTTCATTGATATGCGGGGCGATCCTGGGGCTTGGCTACCTGCTCGATTCGCAGGCGGTTTTGTTGTTCGGGATCCTTGTTGCGCCGCTCATGACACCCTGGGTGGGATTTTTACTCGCTCTCCTCACCGGTTCGCTGCGATTCATGTTCGAAACACTGATGGCGTTATTCATCAGCATTCTATTCGTTTTTATCGGGGGCCTGCTCACCGGCTTTGCCGCCCTTCCCTTTATGCCGCAGACTTTCGATAACGTTTTTCTTCACTCCCGGCTGTGGATCCCCGAACTGGTTGTCTTTGCTCTCGGGGCAATCACTCTCGTCATTTCATTTGCGCGTTCCGAAGACCGTCCCTTTCTGCCAAGTGTGATCGTCGCTTATGCGTTCTACCTGCCTGTCAGCGCCGCGGCATTCGGCATCGGTTCCGGCTTGCCCGACGTTTGGATTCAAGGACTGTTGGTCTTTGCCGCACATTTTGCGCTCACAGGAATTCTTGGTCTCATCACTCTCTTCGTGCTTCGATTACGCCCCTCGGTAGGCGGATTTATCTTGAGCGGACTCATGCTCGTCCTCTTTGCCGGAACCCTTGCCGTCCTCGCTGCATCCGGCACCCCGTTCAGGGCAGAACCGGCGATTTCTCAATCCACCCCCACGAATCAGATTTCGTCGGCTCCTTCCTTGAGCCCGAGCCTGACTCCCACGTCCAAATCGAATCAAACGCCTACAAGAGGTCCCGCCACACGGACGCCGACACCGAATGAAATCGCCTCTGAGGATGTCACTCCCAGTCCCGTTCCGTTAACCCTTGAGATCACCCTTCCTCCCACGGAAACACCGACCATCACACTCACCATCCAGCCCACCCCGACATATGGAAAGGTTGCCGCGAGTGAAGGTGGAGGCGCGAACCTGCGCGATGCGCCGGGCGGAAACTACGTCATGACACTTCTCAACGGCACCATCGTCGAAACCTATTCGGAATTCCAGATCGTGAACGGAAGCACCTGGGTGAAGGTGTACGCCCTCATCAATGGGCAGCGCATCGAAGGCTGGCTATTGGAGTCGGTGATCGCATATGCCACGCCCGCCCCGAATTTCAGCCCATCGTCCACACCGACAGTCACCCCTAATCCATAAATCATCGCGTTATCGGCGTTCTCTCACGCCACTGATCGAAGCCGCGCGTTGGAGAACGCGCTCTACCCAACTTTCAAGGAGCAACAATGCCCATTCATTTCGGCACCGACGGCTGGCGCGCCGTCATCTCGGATAGCTTCACCTTCAGCAACCTACGCATGGTCTCCCAAGCCATCGCCGATGCTGTGGCATCGGACCATTGGGACAAATCCGACTCGGTGGATGAGAAAAAGATCGTCATCGGTTTCGATACCCGTTTCCTTTCAGACCGTTTCGCAGGAGAGGTGGCGCGTGTCCTTGCCGCGAACGGATTCAACGTTTTGCTGGCTCAATCCGATTCGCCCACACCCGCCATTTCCTACGCGGTCAAGAACAACAACGCCATCGCAGGCGTGATGATCACCGCTTCGCATAATGCGCCGCGTTACAACGGAGTGAAAGTGAAGGGCGCGTTCGGCGGCTCGGCGCTGCCGGAACAGTGCCGCCGCGTGGAAGTTTACATCAACGATAACGAACAACAGGCGCGCGGTCCCAATTTGATG
This portion of the Anaerolineales bacterium genome encodes:
- a CDS encoding DUF389 domain-containing protein, with amino-acid sequence MSMNDEPVLPLPPKEESTIPQPPRRRRTTRRSHIPTDAEGQAELIASLARRAYPSWELFIFSLICGAILGLGYLLDSQAVLLFGILVAPLMTPWVGFLLALLTGSLRFMFETLMALFISILFVFIGGLLTGFAALPFMPQTFDNVFLHSRLWIPELVVFALGAITLVISFARSEDRPFLPSVIVAYAFYLPVSAAAFGIGSGLPDVWIQGLLVFAAHFALTGILGLITLFVLRLRPSVGGFILSGLMLVLFAGTLAVLAASGTPFRAEPAISQSTPTNQISSAPSLSPSLTPTSKSNQTPTRGPATRTPTPNEIASEDVTPSPVPLTLEITLPPTETPTITLTIQPTPTYGKVAASEGGGANLRDAPGGNYVMTLLNGTIVETYSEFQIVNGSTWVKVYALINGQRIEGWLLESVIAYATPAPNFSPSSTPTVTPNP